Part of the Gordonia crocea genome is shown below.
ACATCAATGACTGAACCGAACGACGGAACCGCGGGCGAAGGCCAGTTCGGCGCCTCCGACGCCGACGAATGGTCGTCGGTGAACCTGAACAAGCCGGCATCCCCGGTTCCGCCGACGGACCCTGTTCCACCCGAGGTACCGGCCCCTCCGTCGGTGCCGGGCACCGAAACCGGGTATGTCGATCCGGCGAGCAGCTCCACTCCGCCACCGGGGTACCCGGCACCCCAATCGGGTTACGCGCAACCGGGGTATGTGCAGCCCGGCTACGCACAGCCGGGATACCCCCAACCCGGATACCCGGTCGGGCAGCCCGATCCGTACGCGAACGCATACGGGTATCCCGCGTACGCGGCACCCGGCTCGGGAACCGACGGTTTGGCCGTCGCCGCACTGATCTGCGGGGTCCTGGGGCTGATGTGCTGTATCCCCGGGCCGATCGGCCTGATTCTCGGCATCATGAGCCTGCGCAACATGAATCGCGACGGGGTGGACGGCGGTAGTAACCGGGGCATGGCGATTGCCGGCATCGTGCTCGGCGCCATCACGACCCTGATCATCGTCGCCTATGTGGTGATGCTCATCATCGGCTTGGCCGCCGGGGTGTAGCGGGGCTCGTTTTGGTCCTGGCGGTGCCGGGACTGTATTCTGGTCGGGTTGCGCGCCCACCGGTGCCGAACCGGGACGCAGGCGCACACCAGAGAACTTGAAGGAAAGAAGGGCAGACCCATGGCCGTACCGAAGCGCCGCATGTCGCGGGCCAACACCCACAGCCGTCGTTCGCAGTGGAAGGCGGACAACCCGGCTTTGCAGGAAGTCAAGGTCAACGGGGTGCCGCAGCGGCTTCCCCGTCGTCTCGTGAAGGCCGCCGAGCTCGGCCTGATCGACATCGACCGCCGCTAGTCCGGCTCAGACCGAAAAGGGGCGCCCGCGATGCGGGCGCCCCTTTTCGGCGTCGGTACAACCGGCCGGCGATCAGTTCTGTGCGATCGCCTTGTTCACCAGGCGGGACACGAAGTTCGGCACCACCTTGCTGGCATTGTTGAGCACCGTGGTCTGCACGCCCACCGAGTAGTGGGTGCGGTGGATCAACTTGTCCGCGGCATTCGGGTGGACCGAGGTCCACACCCGGTCGGCGATCTCCTCCGGGGTGATCCGGATGCCCAGGGTCTTCGCCGACTTGGTGTCGGCGTCGGCGAGCGCGGTCTTGGC
Proteins encoded:
- a CDS encoding DUF4190 domain-containing protein; translation: MTEPNDGTAGEGQFGASDADEWSSVNLNKPASPVPPTDPVPPEVPAPPSVPGTETGYVDPASSSTPPPGYPAPQSGYAQPGYVQPGYAQPGYPQPGYPVGQPDPYANAYGYPAYAAPGSGTDGLAVAALICGVLGLMCCIPGPIGLILGIMSLRNMNRDGVDGGSNRGMAIAGIVLGAITTLIIVAYVVMLIIGLAAGV
- the rpmF gene encoding 50S ribosomal protein L32, producing MAVPKRRMSRANTHSRRSQWKADNPALQEVKVNGVPQRLPRRLVKAAELGLIDIDRR